One Methylobacterium sp. AMS5 genomic region harbors:
- a CDS encoding ABC transporter substrate-binding protein — MRLRHALALLLTLLPNASFAAAMPTRVVSMNLCADELVLRLADRAQVVGVTGFARDPRGSLVADRAEGLPVIRGLSEEILALRPNLVVAGAFTTRATVAMLKRTGFPVLELGVPADLDGVRGQIRTVAAALGHAERGEAMVADLDARLAAVTPSEKPLRALVMRPNAFTVAPGSLGDALIRAAGLVNVAAEIGRDRFGQVPLEAAALANADVIVMDQAEPGTPSLADTLLHHPVLAALRQRGRLVSIPNRLWACPGPQVAEVVARLAEAARQRAEQP; from the coding sequence ATGCGGCTGCGCCACGCCCTCGCCCTGCTGCTGACCCTCCTGCCGAATGCATCTTTCGCCGCGGCGATGCCGACGCGCGTCGTCTCGATGAACCTGTGCGCGGACGAGCTGGTCCTGCGCCTCGCCGACCGGGCGCAGGTGGTGGGCGTCACCGGGTTCGCCCGCGATCCCCGTGGCTCGCTGGTGGCGGACAGGGCCGAGGGATTGCCGGTGATCCGCGGCCTCTCGGAGGAGATCTTGGCTTTGCGCCCCAACCTCGTCGTGGCGGGCGCGTTCACGACGCGGGCCACCGTGGCCATGCTCAAGCGCACCGGTTTTCCCGTGCTCGAACTCGGCGTGCCGGCCGATCTCGACGGCGTGCGCGGGCAGATCCGCACCGTGGCCGCCGCTCTGGGCCATGCGGAGCGCGGCGAGGCGATGGTCGCGGATCTCGATGCGCGCCTCGCCGCGGTCACGCCGTCGGAAAAGCCGCTGCGCGCCCTGGTGATGCGCCCGAATGCCTTCACCGTGGCGCCCGGCAGTCTCGGCGACGCGCTGATCCGCGCCGCCGGGCTCGTCAACGTCGCCGCCGAGATCGGCCGCGACCGGTTCGGGCAGGTGCCGTTGGAGGCCGCAGCCTTGGCGAACGCGGATGTCATCGTCATGGACCAAGCCGAGCCCGGCACTCCCTCGCTCGCCGACACGCTGCTGCACCATCCGGTTCTCGCCGCGCTCCGGCAACGGGGCCGCCTTGTCTCGATCCCGAACCGGTTGTGGGCCTGCCCCGGCCCGCAGGTCGCGGAGGTGGTGGCGCGCCTCGCCGAAGCGGCCCGGCAGAGGGCGGAGCAGCCGTGA
- a CDS encoding substrate-binding domain-containing protein — translation MKQLNRPLPAALLLIALAAPAAAETRLTFLMPEAGDRFLDSLQSAVISTAASKFSVSVDVAEAAGKGETQVTQARAALEAKPAALIVTPVDDASARTITEMAAVAGIPVVFVNRRPSGPVTNRMAIVSANHLVAGRVQMRMLAQRLGDRGNVAILRGKDSENAAQERTAGVKEILGQRPGLKLLAEASADWSRRQAQDQVTAWLRSGLKLDAIAANNDEMALGAVAALKAAGLSGKVLVGGVDGTSDGIAAVKSGNLSVSVLQDAPLQGAQAVNDAVKLARGEYVQPYDWVSHQLILGGNERANGR, via the coding sequence ATGAAGCAACTCAATAGACCCCTGCCTGCCGCCCTGCTGCTGATCGCTCTGGCCGCGCCGGCCGCCGCCGAAACGAGACTGACCTTCTTGATGCCGGAGGCGGGCGACCGTTTCCTGGATAGTCTGCAGTCCGCGGTCATCAGCACGGCCGCTTCCAAGTTCTCCGTCTCAGTCGATGTGGCGGAGGCGGCCGGCAAGGGCGAGACCCAGGTGACCCAGGCTCGCGCAGCCCTTGAAGCAAAGCCGGCAGCCCTGATCGTCACGCCCGTCGATGATGCCAGCGCCAGGACGATCACCGAGATGGCCGCAGTGGCCGGGATTCCAGTGGTGTTCGTAAACAGGCGACCGAGCGGTCCGGTGACCAACAGAATGGCGATCGTCAGCGCGAACCACCTCGTAGCGGGCCGAGTGCAGATGCGAATGCTTGCGCAGCGTCTCGGGGATCGCGGCAACGTGGCCATCCTGCGTGGAAAGGACAGCGAAAACGCCGCCCAGGAGCGCACCGCCGGCGTAAAGGAGATCCTCGGGCAACGGCCAGGGCTAAAGCTCTTGGCGGAGGCGAGCGCCGATTGGAGCCGGCGGCAGGCGCAGGATCAGGTAACGGCGTGGCTGCGCAGCGGCCTGAAGCTTGACGCCATCGCGGCTAACAACGACGAGATGGCCCTCGGTGCGGTGGCCGCCCTCAAAGCGGCCGGCCTCTCGGGCAAGGTCCTGGTCGGCGGCGTCGACGGAACGTCGGACGGGATCGCGGCCGTGAAGAGCGGCAACTTGTCGGTCAGCGTCCTTCAAGATGCGCCGTTGCAGGGGGCCCAGGCGGTGAACGATGCCGTGAAGCTTGCCCGCGGAGAGTACGTGCAGCCCTACGACTGGGTGTCCCATCAGTTGATTCTGGGGGGCAATGAGCGGGCAAACGGACGATGA
- a CDS encoding methyl-accepting chemotaxis protein, whose amino-acid sequence MPIGHRIRSINLRSITSKIIGTFAILVVLSGLTGGFAIIKVDQVSAIGAALARQVEAVTLLGDLARLSQQLRALTALQHYSPSETQRSAYAREAEESRIAFSKAWGDYATMIEGPREAQLAETLRNAWQHFLAIEEEILILDRAGLSETGTAVLQGDMLSEAANFYTAVRAVQAYRQQEVEIATAAAQEIRASARFWIVSALACLLTLCTLAGWLLTMTISHPIGRMTVAMGRLADDDIGVEVPDQRRSDEIGLMAAAVQVFKDNIIRNKALEAEVAAQRAGAEAQRRIAMRELAEAFDQSVGGIVTSVSSAAVQMQTTARHLSVSAEATSVRAVAVSAAAEEASVNIQSIAGAAEELDASVTEIGAQVERSSAMSQAAVRETEGMTVLVRELTGVAASIGEVVDTIAGLAGQTNLLALNATIEAARAGEAGRGFAVVAAEVKELATQTSHSAREITAKIEAIQSSTGRTATAIDGISASIRSINETATAIASAIEEQGAATREIVQAIAQASSGTGEVTANISGVASNVEETGTGAAQVLCASGELAQQSDLLRRQVQSFLDTVRAA is encoded by the coding sequence ATGCCGATCGGCCATAGAATTCGCTCGATCAATCTACGATCCATCACGTCGAAAATCATCGGTACGTTCGCGATCCTGGTTGTGTTGTCCGGTCTGACCGGCGGCTTCGCGATCATTAAGGTCGATCAGGTCTCGGCGATCGGCGCGGCGCTGGCCCGTCAGGTCGAGGCCGTGACCTTGCTGGGCGACCTCGCCCGCCTCAGCCAGCAGCTCCGTGCGCTGACGGCGCTGCAGCACTACAGCCCGAGCGAGACGCAGCGCAGCGCCTATGCGCGGGAAGCCGAGGAGAGCCGCATCGCCTTCTCGAAGGCCTGGGGCGATTACGCAACCATGATCGAGGGCCCGCGCGAGGCCCAGCTCGCCGAAACCCTCCGTAACGCGTGGCAGCACTTCCTGGCGATCGAAGAGGAGATCCTCATCCTCGACCGGGCCGGCCTGAGCGAGACCGGAACAGCTGTGCTGCAGGGTGACATGCTCTCGGAGGCTGCCAACTTCTACACCGCGGTGCGGGCCGTGCAGGCCTATCGTCAACAGGAGGTCGAGATCGCCACGGCCGCCGCCCAGGAGATCCGCGCCTCGGCCCGCTTCTGGATCGTCTCGGCCTTGGCCTGTCTGCTGACGCTCTGCACGCTGGCCGGCTGGCTTCTGACGATGACGATCTCCCACCCGATCGGGCGCATGACCGTCGCGATGGGCCGGCTCGCGGATGACGATATCGGCGTTGAGGTCCCCGATCAGCGCCGCTCCGACGAGATCGGCCTGATGGCGGCCGCGGTTCAAGTCTTCAAGGACAACATTATCCGCAACAAGGCTCTCGAGGCCGAAGTGGCCGCCCAGCGCGCTGGGGCGGAGGCGCAGCGCCGGATCGCCATGCGCGAGTTGGCGGAGGCGTTCGATCAGTCGGTCGGGGGGATCGTCACGTCCGTGTCCTCGGCGGCCGTTCAGATGCAGACGACCGCCCGCCACCTCTCGGTGTCGGCCGAAGCGACATCCGTGCGCGCCGTGGCAGTCTCCGCGGCGGCCGAGGAAGCCTCTGTCAACATCCAGTCGATCGCGGGCGCTGCCGAGGAACTTGATGCCTCGGTGACGGAGATCGGCGCCCAAGTCGAGCGCTCCTCGGCGATGTCGCAGGCCGCCGTTCGTGAGACCGAGGGAATGACCGTGCTGGTGCGCGAACTGACGGGCGTGGCCGCCAGCATCGGCGAAGTGGTCGACACCATCGCCGGCCTTGCGGGCCAGACCAACCTGCTGGCACTCAACGCAACGATCGAAGCGGCGCGGGCCGGTGAAGCCGGCCGCGGCTTCGCGGTCGTGGCCGCGGAGGTCAAGGAACTCGCCACCCAAACCTCCCATTCGGCCCGCGAGATCACCGCCAAGATCGAGGCGATCCAGTCCTCCACCGGCCGGACCGCCACGGCCATCGACGGCATCTCCGCCTCGATCCGCTCGATCAACGAGACGGCAACCGCCATCGCGTCGGCCATCGAGGAGCAGGGGGCGGCGACGCGCGAGATCGTTCAGGCCATTGCCCAGGCCTCGAGCGGCACCGGCGAGGTAACCGCCAACATCTCCGGCGTGGCGAGCAACGTCGAGGAAACCGGGACCGGCGCCGCGCAGGTTCTATGCGCCTCGGGTGAACTCGCCCAGCAATCCGATCTGCTGCGCCGACAGGTGCAGTCGTTCCTCGACACCGTACGTGCCGCCTGA
- a CDS encoding type II toxin-antitoxin system RelE/ParE family toxin, whose amino-acid sequence MFFQTWIDDLRDVRAVARIAKHIDRLALGNPGDVKSAGGGGSEMRIDHGPGHGIDFTAQGKQIVILLCGGDTSSQERDIRAAKALAKALRSKLNQLN is encoded by the coding sequence GTGTTTTTTCAGACTTGGATCGACGATTTGCGCGACGTTCGCGCCGTTGCGCGCATCGCCAAGCACATCGATCGGTTGGCACTCGGCAATCCGGGCGATGTCAAATCGGCAGGAGGCGGTGGCAGCGAAATGCGGATCGATCACGGCCCCGGCCACGGGATCGACTTCACCGCCCAAGGCAAACAGATCGTCATTTTGCTTTGCGGCGGAGACACGAGTTCACAGGAGCGGGACATCCGAGCTGCGAAAGCGCTCGCGAAGGCGCTGAGGTCCAAACTCAATCAGCTTAACTAG
- a CDS encoding carbohydrate porin yields the protein MASAHGAEPPTLSAIPRLRRLSGPARPAFGGAGLPLARPSTAAGVNTAPAGSLDTQSAAPQWGVLGNFGGVRDDLFRAGIRMDGSFDYQTSTNVQGGPYQSLRGAGQLAVRSAVDMDRLAGLAGGTFNVALTYRFGRGLTADQHFGVLQQTEEIFGRGRFPRLTQLSYTQRFGEFVDLKFGRLPVSTDFAGFACEFQNLTFCGNQPGNLVGNYWYNWPVSQYAARLRLGNTDTGYLMAGVYQVNPRDLENGFNFDPSGAVGALAIVEAAAFPTLPPFSYPGSYTVGAWYQTGGGPDLFLNREGLPLAVVGGAPVANRERSGLYGVAVQELYRPNPANPLGSFSAFVRVTMANSSTSFIDRQETIGFVYKGFWAARPLDWIGFGIGQSHASRGLAQSLQAANLLDGGARPIPGYERALEVFYSLALSPDVVVRPNIQFINRPGGVAGRTDILVFGVKSGVTF from the coding sequence ATGGCTTCGGCTCACGGAGCCGAGCCCCCCACCCTCTCGGCCATTCCGCGCCTCCGCCGCCTCTCCGGACCCGCACGACCGGCCTTCGGTGGCGCCGGCCTGCCCCTGGCGCGCCCCTCGACGGCGGCCGGGGTCAACACGGCCCCGGCCGGCAGCCTCGACACCCAGAGCGCCGCCCCGCAATGGGGCGTGCTTGGCAATTTCGGCGGTGTGCGAGACGATCTCTTCCGTGCCGGCATCCGCATGGACGGCAGCTTCGACTACCAGACCTCGACCAATGTTCAGGGCGGCCCCTACCAGTCGCTGCGCGGCGCAGGGCAGCTCGCCGTCCGTTCCGCCGTCGACATGGATCGCCTCGCCGGACTCGCCGGCGGCACCTTCAACGTCGCTCTCACCTACCGCTTCGGCCGCGGCCTCACCGCGGACCAGCACTTCGGTGTGCTCCAGCAGACCGAGGAAATCTTCGGCCGCGGCCGGTTCCCGCGCCTGACCCAGCTCTCCTACACCCAGCGCTTCGGCGAGTTCGTCGACCTCAAGTTCGGCCGCCTGCCGGTCAGCACCGACTTTGCCGGCTTCGCCTGCGAGTTCCAGAACCTCACCTTCTGCGGCAACCAGCCCGGCAACCTCGTCGGCAACTACTGGTACAACTGGCCGGTCTCGCAATATGCCGCCCGCCTGCGGCTCGGCAACACCGACACCGGTTATCTGATGGCCGGCGTGTATCAGGTCAATCCGCGCGACCTCGAGAACGGCTTCAACTTCGACCCGTCCGGCGCCGTGGGCGCCTTGGCCATCGTCGAGGCCGCGGCCTTCCCGACGCTCCCGCCCTTCTCCTATCCCGGCAGCTATACGGTCGGTGCGTGGTACCAGACCGGAGGCGGGCCCGACCTCTTCCTCAACCGCGAAGGCCTGCCCCTGGCGGTGGTCGGAGGCGCGCCGGTGGCGAACCGCGAGCGCAGCGGCCTCTACGGCGTGGCCGTACAGGAACTCTACCGTCCCAACCCCGCCAACCCGTTGGGCAGCTTCTCCGCCTTCGTCCGCGTCACGATGGCCAATTCCTCGACCTCGTTCATCGACAGGCAGGAGACCATCGGCTTCGTCTACAAAGGCTTCTGGGCTGCGCGTCCGCTCGATTGGATCGGCTTCGGCATCGGCCAGTCGCATGCCAGCCGTGGCCTGGCGCAGAGCCTCCAGGCGGCCAACCTGCTCGACGGCGGCGCCCGCCCGATCCCCGGATACGAGCGCGCGCTGGAAGTCTTCTACAGCCTTGCCCTCTCTCCCGACGTGGTGGTCCGGCCCAACATCCAGTTCATCAACCGTCCCGGTGGCGTCGCCGGACGGACCGACATCCTCGTCTTCGGCGTCAAAAGCGGCGTCACGTTCTGA
- a CDS encoding TonB-dependent receptor yields MRSHSAARRAAWLLAASPLALSGLAAAQTVADSVTLEELAVTGEGTPQSRAAAVSGAPGFGVSGPPGAAALGIERPTGQVVTAVGREGTIAKRPATSIGTVLLDSPGVTLRQGNGGRDVVISIRGNNARATGVTRNMVVLEDGFPVTQPDGASRFDLVDPRAYSRIDVFRGPQSALFGNFATGGALAFRTRTGREIDGYEIGVDAGSFGYLSNYFSVGGVSGPFEISLFASDVRANGYQDHSSYDTQTINLLASYTPSPDNRFTLKVIDNEVTANIPARSSLDQFRINPYQRGCDVAATAAPGCTTFGLLANGAFGPRVPVTATEGAFRRNDRRTIIAGRWEHDIDAQTAWRVQVGFDERNYNQPFYTTAGRGSLPSYFVQTDLTRRGELFGLPAIGSVTLAYSAVDIAASVYNRAPYGGARLGALIGLQEALQSNLGGRARLELELAPQWTAVAGLGAEESSVIGRNRTFATTAAGTVSTLAQADRRFINVAPELALVYRPDPDWALRGRVATGYATPSFSSMFVNATGLPGNNTDLKTQGNLGFDLGTDFIPFAGLRLSLTGFYEFFHNEFVTQSPGAGLLNYTFNAPASEHRGVEVGADWTFAPGWRGVLAYTFDDQVYTDYVEQLSAAALSARFDRAGNRIPGVPAHQLLARIGYDVPAGALAGLGGFAEVVAQDGYFIDNANLLKVPGFAILNLNIHYAALLPNGYARRIDLYGELRNVLDTTYVGSANPLANTLNAATGAQNGRAALAGTTGSIFAGPPRTFVAGMKLSF; encoded by the coding sequence ATGCGTTCCCACTCCGCCGCGCGCCGTGCCGCCTGGCTCCTCGCGGCTTCGCCGCTGGCCCTGTCGGGTTTGGCCGCGGCCCAGACCGTCGCTGATTCCGTCACCCTGGAGGAACTTGCCGTCACCGGCGAGGGCACGCCGCAAAGCCGAGCGGCGGCCGTGTCCGGTGCGCCGGGCTTCGGTGTCTCCGGCCCGCCGGGCGCGGCCGCCCTCGGCATCGAGCGCCCGACCGGGCAGGTCGTCACCGCGGTCGGACGCGAGGGAACGATCGCCAAACGCCCCGCCACTTCCATCGGCACGGTGCTGCTCGACAGCCCCGGCGTGACCCTGCGCCAGGGCAATGGCGGGCGCGACGTGGTGATCTCGATCCGCGGCAACAACGCCCGCGCCACCGGCGTCACCCGCAACATGGTGGTGCTGGAGGACGGCTTCCCCGTCACCCAGCCCGACGGCGCCTCGCGCTTCGATCTGGTCGATCCCCGCGCCTATTCGCGCATCGACGTGTTCCGCGGGCCGCAATCGGCCCTGTTCGGGAATTTCGCCACCGGCGGCGCGCTCGCCTTCCGCACCCGCACCGGCCGCGAGATCGACGGCTACGAGATCGGCGTCGATGCCGGAAGCTTCGGCTATCTCAGCAACTATTTCAGCGTCGGCGGCGTGAGCGGTCCGTTCGAGATCAGCCTGTTTGCCAGCGACGTGCGCGCCAACGGCTATCAGGATCATTCGTCCTACGACACCCAGACAATCAACCTGCTCGCGAGCTACACGCCGAGCCCCGATAACCGCTTCACCCTCAAGGTCATCGACAACGAGGTCACGGCCAACATCCCCGCCCGATCCTCGCTCGACCAGTTCCGCATCAACCCGTACCAGCGCGGCTGCGACGTGGCGGCGACGGCGGCACCCGGCTGCACCACCTTCGGCCTCCTGGCGAACGGCGCCTTCGGCCCGCGGGTGCCGGTAACGGCGACCGAAGGCGCGTTCCGCCGCAACGACCGGCGCACGATCATCGCCGGTCGCTGGGAGCACGACATCGACGCACAGACCGCGTGGCGGGTGCAGGTCGGCTTCGACGAGCGCAACTACAACCAGCCGTTCTACACCACCGCCGGACGCGGCAGCCTCCCGTCCTATTTCGTGCAGACCGACCTGACCCGCCGCGGCGAGCTGTTCGGCCTGCCGGCCATCGGCAGCGTGACGCTCGCCTACAGCGCGGTCGATATCGCGGCATCCGTCTATAACCGCGCGCCCTATGGCGGCGCCCGCCTCGGCGCGCTGATCGGGTTGCAAGAAGCGCTGCAATCGAATCTCGGCGGCCGCGCCCGGCTCGAACTCGAGCTCGCACCGCAATGGACGGCCGTGGCCGGCCTCGGCGCGGAGGAATCGAGCGTCATCGGGCGCAACCGCACCTTCGCGACGACGGCCGCCGGCACCGTATCGACCCTGGCGCAGGCCGACCGCCGCTTCATCAACGTGGCGCCCGAACTCGCCCTGGTTTACCGGCCGGATCCGGACTGGGCCCTGCGCGGCCGGGTCGCCACCGGCTACGCGACGCCGTCCTTCTCGAGCATGTTCGTGAACGCGACAGGATTGCCCGGCAACAACACCGACCTGAAGACGCAGGGGAATCTCGGCTTCGATCTCGGCACCGATTTCATTCCCTTCGCGGGACTGCGGCTCAGCCTCACCGGCTTCTACGAATTCTTCCACAACGAGTTCGTCACGCAGTCGCCGGGGGCGGGCCTGCTGAACTACACCTTCAACGCGCCGGCCTCCGAGCATCGCGGCGTTGAAGTCGGGGCCGATTGGACCTTTGCTCCGGGCTGGCGTGGGGTGCTGGCCTACACGTTCGACGATCAGGTCTACACCGATTACGTCGAACAGCTCAGCGCCGCCGCGCTCAGCGCCCGCTTCGACCGGGCCGGCAACCGCATTCCCGGCGTCCCCGCCCATCAGCTCCTCGCACGGATCGGCTACGACGTGCCGGCCGGCGCCTTGGCCGGGCTCGGCGGATTCGCCGAGGTGGTGGCGCAGGACGGCTACTTCATCGACAACGCCAACCTCCTGAAGGTACCGGGCTTCGCGATCCTGAACCTCAACATCCACTATGCGGCCCTGCTGCCGAACGGCTACGCCCGGCGGATCGACCTGTACGGCGAGCTCCGCAACGTCCTCGACACGACCTATGTCGGCTCGGCCAACCCGTTGGCGAACACGCTCAACGCGGCGACCGGCGCCCAGAACGGCCGCGCCGCGCTCGCCGGCACGACGGGCTCGATCTTTGCCGGGCCGCCGCGCACGTTCGTGGCAGGGATGAAGCTGTCGTTCTGA
- a CDS encoding iron ABC transporter permease, producing MNAPLLRTERPTRWFRAARPAPLTLALALASVLLTLASVAVGYATVDLVAAAADRIAGRETLAALVLWELRLPRALLGGFVGFSLGLTGAVMQGFLRNPLADPGILGISSAAALGAVIVFYGGLAGSVGLALPLGGIAGAACAALLLIGLAARGSGTLGLILAGVGLSSFAGALTALALNLSPNPYAALEIVFWLMGSLADRSLDHVLLCLPLMALGWALMLSTASALDALALGEDTAASLGFDLTSVRLRMIAGAALAVGSGVAVSGAIGFVGLVVPHLVRPLVGGRPGASLWPSGFAGAVLVLAADLGVRLFATRPELKLGVVTALVGAPFLIVLLLRNRGRPA from the coding sequence GTGAACGCTCCCCTTCTCCGCACCGAGCGCCCGACGCGGTGGTTTCGCGCGGCGCGGCCGGCCCCGCTCACGCTTGCCCTCGCGCTCGCCTCGGTACTGCTCACGCTCGCCTCGGTGGCGGTCGGCTATGCGACCGTCGATCTCGTCGCGGCGGCGGCCGATCGGATCGCCGGTCGGGAGACCCTGGCCGCTTTGGTGCTGTGGGAGCTGCGACTTCCCCGCGCCCTGCTCGGCGGATTCGTGGGCTTCAGCCTCGGCCTGACCGGGGCGGTGATGCAGGGTTTCCTGCGCAATCCGCTGGCCGATCCCGGCATCCTCGGCATCTCCTCGGCGGCGGCCCTCGGCGCGGTGATCGTGTTCTATGGCGGCCTTGCCGGCAGTGTGGGCCTCGCCCTGCCCCTCGGCGGCATTGCCGGGGCGGCCTGTGCCGCACTGCTGCTGATCGGCCTCGCCGCCCGCGGCAGCGGCACGCTCGGCCTGATCCTCGCGGGCGTGGGGCTTTCCAGCTTCGCGGGCGCGCTCACCGCGCTCGCCCTCAACCTGTCGCCGAACCCCTATGCGGCCCTGGAGATCGTGTTCTGGCTGATGGGATCGCTGGCCGACCGCAGCCTCGATCACGTTCTGCTCTGCTTGCCGCTCATGGCGCTGGGCTGGGCGCTGATGCTCTCGACGGCCTCCGCGCTCGACGCCCTGGCGCTCGGCGAGGACACCGCCGCGAGCCTCGGCTTCGATCTCACCTCGGTCCGGTTGCGGATGATCGCCGGGGCGGCGCTCGCCGTCGGCAGCGGTGTGGCGGTCAGTGGCGCCATCGGTTTCGTCGGGCTCGTGGTGCCGCACCTCGTGCGGCCGCTCGTCGGCGGCCGGCCGGGGGCGAGCCTGTGGCCGAGCGGCTTTGCCGGAGCCGTGCTGGTGCTCGCGGCCGATCTCGGCGTCCGGCTCTTCGCCACCCGGCCCGAGCTGAAGCTCGGCGTGGTCACCGCCCTCGTCGGTGCGCCGTTCCTGATCGTCCTGCTGCTGCGGAACCGGGGGCGGCCCGCATGA
- a CDS encoding ABC transporter ATP-binding protein: MSLSAHAVDVTIDGRALLSGIGLALEPGRLVGLVGPNGAGKTTLLRILAGLLRPTKGGVALDGAPLDRLSREARARRIAALFQGAGVGWPMRVREIVALGRLPHRRAFAGLSGADVAAIVRAMAATGIADLAERFEPTLSSGERMRVLLARALAVEAAWLLADEPITALDPAHQLDAMALLRDIARGGTGVVAVLHDLTLAARCCDRIVVMEAGRIVADGRPEDALTDARLAATFGVTVRRGQAPDGTPYILPWARVTAKETRDAADPRTL; the protein is encoded by the coding sequence ATGAGCCTTTCCGCCCACGCCGTCGATGTCACCATCGACGGCCGCGCCCTCCTGTCCGGCATCGGCCTCGCCCTCGAACCCGGCCGCCTCGTCGGCCTCGTCGGGCCGAACGGGGCCGGCAAGACGACGCTGTTGCGGATTCTCGCCGGCCTCCTTCGCCCGACGAAGGGGGGCGTGGCCCTCGACGGTGCGCCGCTCGACCGCCTCTCCCGCGAGGCCCGTGCTCGCCGGATCGCCGCCCTGTTCCAGGGGGCGGGCGTCGGCTGGCCGATGCGGGTCCGCGAGATCGTGGCGCTCGGCCGCCTGCCCCACCGCCGTGCCTTCGCCGGCCTCTCCGGCGCCGATGTGGCCGCCATTGTCCGTGCCATGGCAGCGACCGGTATCGCCGACCTCGCCGAGCGCTTCGAGCCGACGCTCTCCTCCGGTGAGCGGATGCGGGTGCTGCTCGCCCGCGCGCTCGCGGTGGAGGCTGCGTGGTTGCTCGCCGATGAGCCGATCACCGCCCTCGATCCGGCCCACCAGCTCGACGCCATGGCCCTGCTCCGCGACATCGCCCGGGGCGGGACGGGCGTGGTGGCGGTGCTGCACGATCTCACGCTGGCCGCTCGCTGCTGCGACCGGATCGTGGTGATGGAGGCCGGGCGCATCGTCGCCGACGGGCGGCCCGAGGACGCGCTCACCGATGCGCGGCTGGCCGCGACCTTCGGCGTCACGGTCCGGCGCGGACAGGCACCAGACGGCACGCCCTACATCCTGCCCTGGGCCCGCGTGACAGCGAAGGAGACGAGAGATGCCGCCGACCCCCGTACCCTCTGA
- a CDS encoding PepSY domain-containing protein, protein MPSTLSGTAGFTAAAALRVSRDAVYRAVWRWHFYAGLLCLPFLILLSATGALYLFKAEINATVFAHRTVVESSGRPPLGPDRLIFNAMQAVPAGNPLSYTEPAGPAASALVTLAEGDRKILVYLAPHTGDVLDRVAADREFFGIVRGLHSLTLFGTAANALIEIVAGFAIILVVTGAYLWWPQGEGQRRGRAVSLRETPRRRVWWRDLHAATGLFAGAGLLFLALTGLPWSVWWGQELRAWSNRAGLGQPTQLWAGKAVSTVPMGARLENAGWALEDAPMPRSAPSRAPSLGIDRAAATLRDMALPGGFELALPLGETGVYAASAYPRDVVGQRMVSLDRYSGQPIIDVRFSDLGPVARAIQYGIGIHKGEFWGRANQFAMLAFCLGTILLSVTAAVMWWKRRPAGRLGTPPWPRDRRVVATVTGLMLGLGALFPLTGLAILALLGLDLATQGLRRAARP, encoded by the coding sequence ATGCCTTCCACCCTGTCGGGCACCGCCGGTTTCACCGCCGCGGCGGCTTTGCGCGTCTCGCGCGATGCGGTCTACCGGGCCGTATGGCGCTGGCACTTCTATGCCGGCCTGCTCTGCCTGCCCTTCCTGATTCTGCTCTCGGCCACCGGCGCGCTCTACCTGTTCAAGGCCGAGATCAACGCGACCGTATTCGCCCACCGCACGGTGGTCGAATCCTCGGGCCGCCCCCCGCTCGGGCCCGACCGCCTGATCTTCAACGCTATGCAGGCGGTGCCAGCTGGCAACCCGCTCTCGTACACCGAGCCCGCCGGCCCTGCCGCCTCGGCCCTCGTCACCCTGGCCGAAGGCGACCGCAAGATCCTCGTCTACCTCGCCCCCCATACCGGCGATGTGCTCGATCGCGTCGCCGCGGATCGCGAGTTCTTCGGGATCGTGCGCGGCCTGCATAGCCTTACCCTGTTCGGTACGGCGGCGAACGCGCTCATCGAGATCGTGGCCGGGTTCGCGATCATCCTCGTCGTGACCGGCGCCTATCTGTGGTGGCCGCAAGGGGAGGGGCAGCGCCGGGGACGTGCCGTGAGCCTGCGCGAGACACCGCGACGCCGGGTCTGGTGGCGCGATCTTCACGCCGCCACCGGCCTGTTCGCTGGGGCGGGCCTGCTGTTTCTCGCGCTCACCGGCCTGCCGTGGTCGGTCTGGTGGGGGCAGGAGTTGCGGGCCTGGTCGAACCGGGCCGGGCTTGGCCAGCCGACCCAGCTCTGGGCCGGCAAGGCCGTCTCCACCGTGCCGATGGGTGCGCGCCTGGAGAACGCCGGCTGGGCGCTCGAAGACGCACCGATGCCGCGATCGGCTCCATCCAGAGCGCCGTCCCTCGGCATCGACCGCGCGGCCGCGACTCTTCGCGACATGGCTCTGCCCGGGGGCTTCGAGCTGGCGCTACCGTTGGGCGAGACCGGCGTCTACGCCGCCTCCGCCTATCCGCGCGACGTCGTGGGTCAGCGCATGGTCTCCCTGGACCGCTACAGCGGCCAGCCGATCATCGACGTGCGCTTTTCCGATCTCGGTCCCGTGGCGCGGGCGATCCAGTACGGCATCGGCATCCACAAGGGTGAATTCTGGGGGCGGGCGAACCAGTTCGCCATGCTCGCCTTCTGCCTCGGCACGATCCTGCTCTCGGTCACCGCCGCGGTGATGTGGTGGAAACGCCGCCCGGCCGGGCGCCTCGGCACGCCGCCCTGGCCGCGGGACCGGCGCGTCGTCGCCACCGTCACAGGCCTGATGCTCGGCCTCGGTGCCCTGTTCCCGCTGACCGGCCTCGCGATCCTGGCCCTGCTCGGCCTCGACCTTGCGACCCAAGGCCTTCGCCGCGCCGCGCGCCCCTGA